In a single window of the Gossypium hirsutum isolate 1008001.06 chromosome A13, Gossypium_hirsutum_v2.1, whole genome shotgun sequence genome:
- the LOC121212215 gene encoding protein IN CHLOROPLAST ATPASE BIOGENESIS, chloroplastic isoform X2 encodes MKAGLLGMLNSPPCATSVPLRHVRARVTCSSSSGHISFIKDVAATQPPENLQHLLKMLQTRGETIVSPGSRHGLIPLAIPLSENMSGSMTALLRWPTAPPGMEMPVVEVRKHGVWLLANNVDQYIHRILVEEDADESHGSNGELFHASSEAGKKLYTRGDFAESKISNLDGYLLKKVGLFPDLLERKVMRHFEEGDQVSALVTGEFYTKKDLFPGFGRPFVFNAEVLLKAHIRGKRFCKGGFEITMVDFRLHISGCCQYCTVGG; translated from the exons ATGAAGGCTGGGCTGCTGGGAATGCTGAACTCACCTCCTTGTGCTACCTCAGTTCCTCTCCGTCATGTTAGAGCCAGGGTTACTTGTTCTTCTTCCTCTG GCCATATATCATTCATTAAAGATGTAGCTGCTACTCAACCACCTGAGAATCTTCAGCACTTGCTTAAAATGCTTCAAACTAGAG GTGAAACCATAGTTTCTCCGGGATCGAGGCATGGGTTAATCCCTCTTGCCATTCCTCTTTCAGAAAATATGTCAG GTTCTATGACTGCTTTGCTGCGGTGGCCAACAGCTCCACCTGG AATGGAGATGCCAGTTGTGGAAGTTCGCAAGCATGGGGTGTGGCTTTTAGCCAACAAT GTAGATCAATATATCCATAGAATCCTAGTTGAAGAAGATGCTGATGAATCACATGGAAGTAATGGTGAATTATTTCATGCTTCATCTGAGGCTGGCAAGAAACTCTATACTAGGGGTGATTTTGCTGAATCAAAAATCTCCAATCTTGATGGTTATCTCTTGAAAAAG GTTGGACTGTTTCCAGATTTGTTGGAGCGAAAAGTTATGCGACATTTTGAGGAAGGGGATCAA GTTTCTGCTTTGGTGACAGGGGAATTCTATACAAAGAAGGATCTCTTTCCGGGATTTGGAAGGCCTTTTGTATTTAATGCAGAGGTTTTGCTTAA GGCGCACATCAGAGGCAAAAGATTCTGCAAGGGTGGCTTTGAAATCACCATGGTGGACTTTAGGCTGCACATATCAG GATGTTGCCAGTATTGCACAGTGGGAGGATGA
- the LOC121212215 gene encoding protein IN CHLOROPLAST ATPASE BIOGENESIS, chloroplastic isoform X1, protein MKAGLLGMLNSPPCATSVPLRHVRARVTCSSSSGHISFIKDVAATQPPENLQHLLKMLQTRGETIVSPGSRHGLIPLAIPLSENMSGSMTALLRWPTAPPGMEMPVVEVRKHGVWLLANNVDQYIHRILVEEDADESHGSNGELFHASSEAGKKLYTRGDFAESKISNLDGYLLKKVGLFPDLLERKVMRHFEEGDQVSALVTGEFYTKKDLFPGFGRPFVFNAEVLLKVGRTSEAKDSARVALKSPWWTLGCTYQDVASIAQWEDEQIEYIKEKVSEEGRQEDLKKGKALPQVALDEAAFLLDLASIDGTWGDYLDRIAECYKEAGLGEIANFILYRD, encoded by the exons ATGAAGGCTGGGCTGCTGGGAATGCTGAACTCACCTCCTTGTGCTACCTCAGTTCCTCTCCGTCATGTTAGAGCCAGGGTTACTTGTTCTTCTTCCTCTG GCCATATATCATTCATTAAAGATGTAGCTGCTACTCAACCACCTGAGAATCTTCAGCACTTGCTTAAAATGCTTCAAACTAGAG GTGAAACCATAGTTTCTCCGGGATCGAGGCATGGGTTAATCCCTCTTGCCATTCCTCTTTCAGAAAATATGTCAG GTTCTATGACTGCTTTGCTGCGGTGGCCAACAGCTCCACCTGG AATGGAGATGCCAGTTGTGGAAGTTCGCAAGCATGGGGTGTGGCTTTTAGCCAACAAT GTAGATCAATATATCCATAGAATCCTAGTTGAAGAAGATGCTGATGAATCACATGGAAGTAATGGTGAATTATTTCATGCTTCATCTGAGGCTGGCAAGAAACTCTATACTAGGGGTGATTTTGCTGAATCAAAAATCTCCAATCTTGATGGTTATCTCTTGAAAAAG GTTGGACTGTTTCCAGATTTGTTGGAGCGAAAAGTTATGCGACATTTTGAGGAAGGGGATCAA GTTTCTGCTTTGGTGACAGGGGAATTCTATACAAAGAAGGATCTCTTTCCGGGATTTGGAAGGCCTTTTGTATTTAATGCAGAGGTTTTGCTTAA AGTAGGGCGCACATCAGAGGCAAAAGATTCTGCAAGGGTGGCTTTGAAATCACCATGGTGGACTTTAGGCTGCACATATCAG GATGTTGCCAGTATTGCACAGTGGGAGGATGAGCAAATCGAGTACATCAAAGAGAAGGTGTCGGAAGAAGGTAGACAAGAAGACTTGAAGAAAGGGAAGGCTCTGCCTCAG GTAGCATTAGATGAGGCTGCTTTTCTGTTGGATTTAGCTTCCATTGATGGAACTTGGGGGGACTATCTGGACCGCATCGCAGAATGTTACAAAGAGGCTGGTCTCGGTGAAATtgcaaattttattttgtatagAGATTAA
- the LOC107894696 gene encoding uncharacterized protein, whose amino-acid sequence MSSLCENNDSEKSITEELIPKKVRFREDDADINKNMLIDSSPEKSISWRDMLVGQPSKDTLIDLEENDDLNILDGDIQKTVVDGVPSISFSERIHKILIQGMENTVILKLLGRNIGFSVLQNKLYNLWRPSAPLHMMDIENGYFLVKFQNKLDCERALAEGPWIIFGQYLTVQPWTIAFDPTQAYPSVVMAWIRFPGLPGYLYNHKIITEIGEMVGKVVKLDMNTDCRTRGRFARLAVYVDLEKPLISHILINGRKQNVEYESLSTICFHCGRYGHVENSCPFKKSEITSEKENSPSEMSSEIQNTAKVDAEKSYGNFGPWMIVEKKSRRKIRDNVQNSLQNQQNGKDGSRFRTLINKDMHEDDFEGFLPDTRRNKGKEIMHGNSMEKISATPNKDRIFGERNHNNKNFSKEVGLMGISGPNFKGSKIKLIWRNQGELQFLWMLVILTRVDIRRLSSMKTPKPRK is encoded by the coding sequence ATGAGTTCTCTCTGTGAAAATAATGATTCTGAAAAATCCATCACTGAGGAGTTGATCCCTAAGAAAGTTCGGTTCAGAGAAGATGATGCTGATATAAACAAAAATATGTTGATCGACTCATCCCCAGAAAAATCCATCTCGTGGAGGGATATGCTTGTAGGCCAACCCTCTAAGGATACTCTTATTGATCTGGAAGAAAACGATGATCTGAATATTTTGGATGGGGACATTCAAAAAACTGTTGTGGATGGCGTACCTTCCATTTCCTTCTCGGAAAGGATTCACAAAATCCTTATTCAAGGTATGGAAAACACAGTGATTTTAAAACTCCTTGGTCGTAACATTGGCTTTTCGGTTTTGCAGAATAAATTGTACAACCTGTGGAGACCCTCAGCGCCTCTACATATGATGGATATTGAAAATGgttattttttggtaaaattcCAGAACAAGTTGGATTGTGAAAGGGCACTTGCTGAAGGACCTTGGATTATTTTTGGTCAATATTTGACAGTTCAGCCTTGGACGATAGCCTTTGATCCTACACAAGCTTACCCTAGTGTTGTGATGGCATGGATTAGATTTCCTGGTTTACCTGGATATTTGTATAATCATAAAATCATCACTGAGATAGGGGAAATGGTTGGTAAAGTGGTTAAGTTGGATATGAACACAGATTGCAGGACTAGGGGACGATTTGCTAGATTGGCTGTTTATGTTGACTTGGAAAAGCCATTGATATCTCATATTCTGATCAATGGTCGTAAGCAGAATGTTGAATATGAATCTTTATCCACAATTTGTTTTCATTGTGGAAGATATGGACATGTGGAAAATTCTTGTCCTTTTAAGAAATCTGAAATCACTAGTGAAAAGGAGAACTCACCATCGGAAATGTCATCGGAGATTCAAAACACGGCCAAGGTTGACGCGGAGAAGAGTTACGGAAACTTCGGACCTTGGATGATCGTTGAGAAGAAATCAAGGCGGAAAATCAGGGATAACGTGCAAAATTCCTTGCAGAATCAACAGAATGGGAAAGATGGTTCCCGATTTAGAACCCTTATTAATAAGGATATGCACGAAGATGATTTTGAGGGTTTTCTGCCGGATACCAGGCGTAATAAAGGGAAGGAAATTATGCATGGCAATTCGATGGAGAAAATTTCTGCTACTCCTAATAAGGATCGAATATTTGGAGAAAGaaaccataataataaaaatttttcaaaggagGTGGGTCTGATGGGAATTAGTGGCCCTAATTTTAAAGGATCAAAAATCAAACTGATTTGGAGGAACCAAGGCGAACTGCAGTTTCTCTGGATGTTGGTAATCTTGACTCGGGTAGACATTCGGCGGTTGTCTTCCATGAAAACACCCAAGCCAAGGAAataa
- the LOC107894285 gene encoding O-acyltransferase WSD1 isoform X1, giving the protein MVCPETSSDEPLTPAGRLFLQPETDVVIHCIIRGKNPADMDAIKSAIKSSLMVQHPRFCSLLVRDKNGFEHWRKTPIDIDQHVIVVNNRLDKSGNFIDETQGSTTTEEDDEAAVNQYVADLSVSSPLSTDKPLWELHVLPAHKCAVFRIHHSLGDGISLMSMLMANCRRTDDAEALPKMVPDKKTVIKGEKGRDWFWLVGVLWWFLKIVVFTLLFSVEFVLRSLLVSDEKTAITGGDGVELWPRKLATAKFLLDDMKLVKRAVPDTTINDVLLGMVSSGFSRYLDHRTPNALHEGLRITGVAMVNIRPQPGLQDLSKLMKSNTKARWGNKFGVILIPVYYHKGSNDPLEYLKRAKATVDKKKHSLEAYFSYKIGDLVMSLLGPKYACMLNYKLLCNTTFTLSNVGGPLEEISLAGNPLSSIKVNTSSLPQAITMHMLSYAGKAEMQILVAKDIIPDPEFLAKCFEDALLEMKEAVLRTNKA; this is encoded by the exons ATGGTTTGTCCGGAAACTTCCTCCGACGAACCACTGACTCCCGCCGGCCGCCTTTTTCTTCAGCCGGAAACAGACGTCGTCATCCATTGTATCATCCGCGGCAAAAACCCCGCCGACATGGATGCTATAAAATCGGCAATTAAGTCTTCCTTGATGGTCCAACATCCCAGATTTTGCAGCTTGCTGGTTCGTGACAAGAACGGATTCGAGCACTGGAGGAAAACCCCAATAGACATTGACCAACATGTAATTGTCGTCAACAACCGGCTCGATAAATCGGGCAATTTCATCGACGAAACCCAAGGTTCCACCACCACCGAAGAAGACGATGAAGCGGCAGTGAATCAGTACGTGGCGGATTTGTCAGTGAGCAGTCCTTTGAGTACGGACAAACCCTTGTGGGAATTACACGTCTTGCCGGCGCACAAATGCGCCGTTTTCAGGATCCATCACTCTTTGGGTGATGGGATCTCTTTGATGTCCATGTTGATGGCCAATTGCAGGAGGACGGATGACGCCGAGGCGCTTCCCAAGATGGTTCCCGATAAGAAGACAGTAATTAAGGGCGAGAAAGGAAGGGATTGGTTCTGGTTGGTTGGTGTCTTGTGGTGGTTCTTGAAGATAGTTGTTTTCACCTTGTTGTTTTCGGTGGAGTTTGTACTAAGGAGCTTGTTAGTTTCCGACGAGAAAACGGCGATCACTGGCGGTGACGGGGTTGAACTCTGGCCGAGGAAATTGGCTACTGCTAAGTTTTTGCTTGACGACATGAAGCTGGTCAAAAGGGCCGTTCCCGACACT ACCATTAATGATGTCCTCCTTGGAATGGTCTCATCTGGGTTCTCTAGGTACTTGGATCATCGAACCCCAAATG CTTTGCATGAGGGTCTACGTATAACAGGGGTAGCCATGGTTAATATAAGACCACAACCAGGGTTGCAG GACCTGTCCAAGTTAATGAAGAGCAACACAAAAGCACGATGGGGCAACAAATTTGGTGTAATTCTAATTCCAGTTTACTATCACAAAGGTAGCAATGATCCTTTAGAGTATTTGAAGAGAGCAAAGGCCACGGTTGACAAGAAGAAACACTCTCTAGAGGCTTATTTCTCATACAAAATTGGAGATCTCGTAATGTCATTGTTAGGACCAAAG TATGCTTGTATGCTTAATTACAAACTTCTCTGTAATACTACCTTCACGCTCTCAAACGTAGGTGGCCCTCTAGAGGAAATTTCACTTGCAGGCAACCCTCTCTCTAGCATTAAGGTCAATACATCAAGCCTACCTCAG GCAATAACAATGCACATGTTGAGCTATGCTGGTAAGGCTGAAATgcaaattctagtagctaaagatATCATCCCTGATCCAGAGTTTCTTGCTAAATGCTTTGAAGATGCCTTGCTTGAAATGAAGGAGGCTGTATTAAGGACCAATAAAGCATAG
- the LOC107894285 gene encoding O-acyltransferase WSD1 isoform X2 — protein MVCPETSSDEPLTPAGRLFLQPETDVVIHCIIRGKNPADMDAIKSAIKSSLMVQHPRFCSLLVRDKNGFEHWRKTPIDIDQHVIVVNNRLDKSGNFIDETQGSTTTEEDDEAAVNQYVADLSVSSPLSTDKPLWELHVLPAHKCAVFRIHHSLGDGISLMSMLMANCRRTDDAEALPKMVPDKKTVIKGEKGRDWFWLVGVLWWFLKIVVFTLLFSVEFVLRSLLVSDEKTAITGGDGVELWPRKLATAKFLLDDMKLVKRAVPDTTINDVLLGMVSSGFSRYLDHRTPNALHEGLRITGVAMVNIRPQPGLQDLSKLMKSNTKARWGNKFGVILIPVYYHKGSNDPLEYLKRAKATVDKKKHSLEAYFSYKIGDLVMSLLGPKVAL, from the exons ATGGTTTGTCCGGAAACTTCCTCCGACGAACCACTGACTCCCGCCGGCCGCCTTTTTCTTCAGCCGGAAACAGACGTCGTCATCCATTGTATCATCCGCGGCAAAAACCCCGCCGACATGGATGCTATAAAATCGGCAATTAAGTCTTCCTTGATGGTCCAACATCCCAGATTTTGCAGCTTGCTGGTTCGTGACAAGAACGGATTCGAGCACTGGAGGAAAACCCCAATAGACATTGACCAACATGTAATTGTCGTCAACAACCGGCTCGATAAATCGGGCAATTTCATCGACGAAACCCAAGGTTCCACCACCACCGAAGAAGACGATGAAGCGGCAGTGAATCAGTACGTGGCGGATTTGTCAGTGAGCAGTCCTTTGAGTACGGACAAACCCTTGTGGGAATTACACGTCTTGCCGGCGCACAAATGCGCCGTTTTCAGGATCCATCACTCTTTGGGTGATGGGATCTCTTTGATGTCCATGTTGATGGCCAATTGCAGGAGGACGGATGACGCCGAGGCGCTTCCCAAGATGGTTCCCGATAAGAAGACAGTAATTAAGGGCGAGAAAGGAAGGGATTGGTTCTGGTTGGTTGGTGTCTTGTGGTGGTTCTTGAAGATAGTTGTTTTCACCTTGTTGTTTTCGGTGGAGTTTGTACTAAGGAGCTTGTTAGTTTCCGACGAGAAAACGGCGATCACTGGCGGTGACGGGGTTGAACTCTGGCCGAGGAAATTGGCTACTGCTAAGTTTTTGCTTGACGACATGAAGCTGGTCAAAAGGGCCGTTCCCGACACT ACCATTAATGATGTCCTCCTTGGAATGGTCTCATCTGGGTTCTCTAGGTACTTGGATCATCGAACCCCAAATG CTTTGCATGAGGGTCTACGTATAACAGGGGTAGCCATGGTTAATATAAGACCACAACCAGGGTTGCAG GACCTGTCCAAGTTAATGAAGAGCAACACAAAAGCACGATGGGGCAACAAATTTGGTGTAATTCTAATTCCAGTTTACTATCACAAAGGTAGCAATGATCCTTTAGAGTATTTGAAGAGAGCAAAGGCCACGGTTGACAAGAAGAAACACTCTCTAGAGGCTTATTTCTCATACAAAATTGGAGATCTCGTAATGTCATTGTTAGGACCAAAG GTGGCCCTCTAG